One Vicia villosa cultivar HV-30 ecotype Madison, WI unplaced genomic scaffold, Vvil1.0 ctg.000063F_1_1_1, whole genome shotgun sequence genomic region harbors:
- the LOC131623409 gene encoding ethylene-responsive transcription factor ERF069-like, with product MTVHSTFKLQNPKLKASRSNFETNPSFKTSTKTENKMKLLRVILTDHDATDSDSSGEDEPSPPQKLQKGKREITEITMHMHFPLVSDSPKTSPSSSACSTDPTRFKRRGKVVRNPRQQNMFRGVRQRPWGRWTAEIRDPNQRKRVWLGTFDTAEEAAAVYDEAAMKLKGPKAVTNFSGNFPDSNAVKKDVNEPSKIFAVDGFASPTSVLPYYDGDSTPFDSFRYGTVDAFGFDIDTPLSLTDVNFIGFGKEKEEFGEFDLDEFLTWPS from the coding sequence ATGACCGTACACTCAACCTTCAAGCTTCAGAATCCGAAGCTaaaagcttcaagatcaaattttgAAACCAACCCATCATTCAAAACATCCACCAAAACCGAAAACAAAATGAAACTACTCCGGGTCATTCTCACTGACCATGACGCAACCGATTCCGACTCTTCCGGCGAAGATGAACCGTCACCACCACAAAAGCTTCAAAAAGGGAAGAGAGAAATAACCGAAATCACCATGCACATGCACTTTCCTCTTGTTTCTGATTCTCCGAAAACCTCACCTTCTTCTTCAGCTTGCTCCACTGACCCGACCCGTTTCAAAAGACGTGGAAAAGTGGTTAGAAATCCCCGGCAGCAAAACATGTTCCGCGGCGTTCGTCAGAGACCGTGGGGAAGGTGGACGGCTGAGATCCGTGACCCGAACCAACGGAAACGTGTCTGGTTAGGAACTTTTGACACGGCGGAGGAAGCTGCAGCTGTGTACGACGAAGCCGCCATGAAGCTTAAGGGTCCAAAGGCAGTTACCAACTTTTCCGGTAACTTTCCAGACAGCAACGCCGTTAAGAAAGACGTCAACGAGCCGTCAAAGATTTTCGCCGTTGACGGTTTCGCTTCTCCGACGTCTGTTCTGCCTTACTACGACGGCGACTCGACGCCGTTTGACAGTTTTCGTTACGGAACTGTGGATGCGTTTGGATTCGATATTGATACGCCGTTAAGTTTAACGGACGTTAACTTTATCGGGTttgggaaagaaaaagaagagttcGGTGAGTTTGACTTGGACGAGTTCCTGACGTGGCCCAGTTAA